The Daucus carota subsp. sativus chromosome 7, DH1 v3.0, whole genome shotgun sequence genome window below encodes:
- the LOC108194645 gene encoding berberine bridge enzyme-like 8 has product MKALFSFSLLAFHFAVLLSLYCAEMPVQASCKTFFQCLTNRSDHLTPISQVLFTPESASYTSILQLGLRNLRFTSPEFLRPQVIVTPVHESQIQSVIYCARKHSMHIRIRCGGHDFEGLSYTARVPFVMIDMINLQSVIVDLENNTAWVEGGANIGEAYYRIAEKSSNLGFPGGVRGTVGVTGLISGGGYGAMVRKYGLAADNVIDVRMINANGEILDRNSMGEDLFWAIRGGIASSFGIIVAWKLKLVAVPENVTIFSVARTLEQGATDLVHQWQYVAPKVDRDLYIRIQIKAVNLNVDGSEKTIIVYFESLFLGGADKLLSIMQTSFPELGLVKDDCREVSWLKSALWFAGNSAFRFGESVELLLNRSLIPYLHYKAKSDYVQEPISKEGFQMIWKKYFEIEAGAANILMTPYGGKMDEFLASELPFPHRAGNLYMMYSGVSWQANTSRDEQLKRLNWLKSLYTDLAPFVSKNPRAAYINYNDLDLGIESLTYEEASKWGFKYFGNNFERLVRVKTLVDPDNFFRHEQSIPAFPSSSKDEL; this is encoded by the coding sequence ATGAAGGCATTGTTCTCGTTTTCACTTTTGGCATTTCATTTTGCCGTTCTTTTGTCCCTTTATTGTGCTGAAATGCCAGTTCAGGCTTCCTGTAAAACTTTTTTTCAGTGTCTGACAAATCGTTCAGATCACTTAACTCCAATATCACAAGTGTTGTTCACCCCAGAGAGTGCTTCCTACACATCCATTTTGCAGCTTGGGTTGAGAAATCTTCGATTTACATCACCCGAGTTCCTTAGACCTCAAGTGATTGTTACACCAGTCCATGAGTCCCAAATTCAATCAGTCATCTACTGTGCTAGAAAACATAGTATGCATATCAGGATTCGTTGTGGAGGTCATGACTTTGAGGGTCTTTCTTATACGGCTCGTGTCCCTTTTGTGATGATTGACATGATAAATCTTCAGTCGGTCATTGTTGACCTGGAAAACAACACTGCGTGGGTTGAAGGTGGTGCAAACATTGGGGAAGCTTATTATAGAATTGCTGAAAAGAGTAGCAACCTTGGCTTTCCAGGAGGTGTGCGAGGCACAGTTGGCGTCACTGGACTAATCAGTGGTGGAGGATATGGGGCTATGGTTAGGAAGTATGGTCTTGCTGCTGACAACGTAATTGATGTCCGGATGATTAATGCAAATGGTGAAATTCTGGATAGAAATTCGATGGGGGAAGATCTTTTTTGGGCTATTAGAGGAGGTATAGCTTCTAGTTTTGGTATCATAGTTGCGTGGAAGTTGAAGCTAGTTGCTGTGCCAGAGAATGTTACTATCTTTTCTGTTGCAAGGACCTTAGAGCAAGGTGCTACTGATCTTGTTCATCAGTGGCAATATGTTGCCCCCAAAGTTGACAGagatttatatataagaattcaaataaaagcagtaaatttaaatgtagaCGGGTCAGAGAAAACTATAATTGTTTATTTTGAGTCCTTGTTCCTTGGAGGGGCTGATAAGCTACTTTCTATAATGCAAACCAGCTTCCCAGAATTGGGCTTGGTGAAAGATGATTGCAGAGAAGTCAGTTGGCTAAAATCTGCTCTTTGGTTTGCTGGAAATTCTGCTTTTCGGTTCGGTGAATCAGTTGAACTTTTACTGAATCGAAGTTTGATACCTTATCTACATTACAAAGCAAAATCTGACTATGTTCAAGAACCAATATCTAAAGAGGGGTTTCAAATGATATGGAAGAAATATTTTGAGATCGAGGCAGGTGCAGCTAATATATTAATGACACCTTATGGAGGAAAAATGGATGAATTTTTAGCGTCTGAGCTTCCATTTCCACACAGAGCTGGAAACTTGTACATGATGTACAGTGGGGTGTCTTGGCAGGCAAACACGAGCAGAGATGAGCAGTTGAAGAGGTTGAATTGGCTCAAAAGCCTATACACCGACCTAGCTCCTTTTGTTTCAAAGAACCCAAGGGCTGCGTATATAAACTACAATGATCTTGACTTGGGGATTGAAAGCTTAACTTACGAGGAAGCAAGCAAATGGGGTTTTAAATACTTTGGAAACAATTTCGAGCGATTGGTTAGAGTAAAGACTCTGGTTGATCCTGATAATTTCTTCAGGCATGAACAGAGCATTCCTGCTTTTCCTTCTTCATCAAAAGATGAACTGTAA
- the LOC108193514 gene encoding probable voltage-gated potassium channel subunit beta — translation MQYKNLGRSGLKVSQLSYGAWVSFGNQLDVKDAKALLQCCRDHGVNFFDNAEVYANGRAEEIMGQAISELGWKRSDVVISTKIFWGGSGPNDKGLSRKHIIEGTKACLKRLEMEYVDLIYCHRPDTSTPIEETVRAMNYVIDQGWAYYWGTSEWSAQQITEAWGVAEKLGLAGPIVEQPEYNLMSRHKVEVEYQPLYTNYGLGLTTWSPLASGVLTGKYNSGNIPQDSRFALENYKNLASRTLVDDVLKKVRGLQPIAAELGVPLAQLAIAWCAANPNVSSVITGATKVHQIEENMKAIKVIPLLTPEIMDKIEAVVQTKPKRPDSYR, via the exons ATGCAGTACAAGAACCTCGGACGATCCGGTCTGAAAGTGTCCCAACTCTCCTACGGAGCATGGGTCAGCTTCGGCAACCAGCTCGACGTCAAAGACGCCAAAGCCCTCCTCCAATGCTGCCGTGACCACGGCGTCAATTTCTTCGACAACGCCGAGGTCTACGCCAACGGCCGAGCCGAAGAGATCATGGGCCAAGCCATCAGTGAACTGGGCTGGAAGAGATCCGACGTCGTCATCTCCACCAAGATCTTTTGGGGCGGGTCGGGTCCTAATGATAAAGGCCTGTCAAGAAAACACATCATTGAGGGCACCAAGGCTTGTCTCAAGAGGCTTGAGATGGAGTATGTTGATTTGATTTATTGTCATCGGCCTGATACGAGTACTCCGATTGAGGAGACTGTGAGGGCTATGAACTATGTGATTGATCAGGGGTGGGCTTATTATTGGGGGACGAGTGAGTGGTCTGCTCAGCAGATTACGGAGGCTTGGGGTGTTGCTGAGAAGTTGGGGCTTGCGGGTCCGATTGTCGAACAGCCCGAGTATAATCTCATGTCCAGGCATAAG GTTGAAGTTGAATACCAGCCTCTATACACCAACTATGGCCTCGGTCTTACTACGTGGAGTCCACTTGCCTCTGGAGTCCTGACTGGAAAATATAACTCTGGAAATATTCCCCAGGACAGTAGGTTTGCACTGGAAAATTATAAG AATCTTGCGAGTAGAACATTGGTGGATGATGTTCTCAAGAAAGTGAGAGGATTACAGCCAATTGCAGCAGAACTAGGAGTCCCATTAGCTCAACTTGCAATTGCGTGGTGCGCTGCCAATCCTAACGTATCATCAGTTATTACTGGTGCAACCAAGGTTCACCAG ATTGAAGAAAATATGAAAGCAATCAAGGTTATTCCATTACTTACGCCAGAGATCATGGACAAAATTGAGGCTGTTGTTCAGACCAAGCCCAAACGTCCTGATTCATATAGGTAA